In the genome of Haliaeetus albicilla chromosome W, bHalAlb1.1, whole genome shotgun sequence, the window aacaccccaatTTTCCCCAGCAGGTTGTGGGGGGGGAAtaggggggaccccccccaggtgTGTTCCAGATCCAGCCCAGCCAGCACCAGGGTGGGGCCACAGGGTTTATCCTTGCTGAGCCAGCAGACTGGGAGGGGCCACATATAAGGGGGTGCAAGTGCCCCCCTAGGGGCCTGGACACCCtgtttttgcccccccctcaaagGGCCTCAtctgggcttggggggggggtcccaggccCATGAGAGCTTCCCACTCTCCCCATGGTTGAGATTCTCagcctccccacccccctcagGGACTTTTagggtgccccccacccaccccaagAAACCCAAGCCCCCCCCAGAGGGTGGTTCACATCTCcctttattcagaaaaaaaaataaatccctctaacgtattaaaaaaaacacccccaaaattaataattaaaccCTAAATCTGGTTGATTTGACACAACAGTCAGGAACACCCCCcacatgccccccccccaaaagcaagGGGACAGGGTCCCCCAAAAGCACtaagaccccccccaaatcactgGGAGAGGGTCTGCCCCCCCCTCCAGGTGCACAGCCAGCTGCTGAATCCAGGTGGGAAAagccagggaaggggggggagaaCCCCCCCCCTCATGGGAGAGGGATTCTCCCATCCCCCACTAGTGTTTCCCCACAACCCTgtttttctacaaaataattaaaaaaaaaaagccccgaaaaaaagaggaaaaataataaaaataattacaaagaaCAAGTGAGGTGCCCAAAATGCACCAGAGACATCATAGGGAGGGGGCAGTCCTCccaccttgggggggggggtggggtggtagTGTCCAGAAAGAGGGGATGCACCCCCCCCTTCTCAGAGGGTGTAGGCATTGCTCATCAGATATTCCTTGTCATTGCCGGGGCTCCATCTCGTTCCCActcccagcagctctggttTTCTCTGGCACGTCTTGAGGGTGATGTCCGTCACATAACCCAACAAAATGGCTGCCAGGATGGCCAGGAGCACCCCCAGTGCCagcactgtgtgtgtgtggggaggggggggacaccccaaaaaaaagagggaaCATCAGGATGTCACCCATGTGCCCAAGGGAGGTGGAGAAGGGAGCCCTGCCAGCGCTTACCTTTGGTAGAGAGAAAATCGCCACGGAAATTGGCACCGGTGCCACTGGTATCTTCTGCAGGAAAGGAAACCGGAGTGAGATGGGGCggacaggggatggggacaccagAATGTCCCCAAGGCTGCTCGGGGACAGTCCCCTGCCCCTCACCTGGCTTGGGGCTGCAGCGTTTCAAGCATTCCTCTTCATTCTGGTAGTTGTTCTTATTTCCCTGGCAGCCACCATAGATGAATCGCTGGCAGGTTCGGTTTGCCGGGCTGTAGTACCAGCGCAGGAAGGAGGCACGGCATGGGCCGGTC includes:
- the SPINT2 gene encoding kunitz-type protease inhibitor 2, producing the protein MASGWFLPLLLLPTAAAINARLGPEGPPLLELCSLPKAVGQCRASMPRWWFNITGGSCQSFVFGGCKGNANNFLTERECQESCVLGGTPKKPEHCAEQTEANFTYNAYCTVPRVTGPCRASFLRWYYSPANRTCQRFIYGGCQGNKNNYQNEEECLKRCSPKPEDTSGTGANFRGDFLSTKVLALGVLLAILAAILLGYVTDITLKTCQRKPELLGVGTRWSPGNDKEYLMSNAYTL